One genomic window of Hippocampus zosterae strain Florida chromosome 12, ASM2543408v3, whole genome shotgun sequence includes the following:
- the LOC127611432 gene encoding uncharacterized protein LOC127611432 encodes MSQYSDSQCDEMQEHENVEREAEAKIRKYSCLRHLTPKMQELKEKEFIQKEGKLNVTYEKWKSHVRETRRKLKQWCPEQDMYDMMDEVEKLEGEIKEIYDSVRSRTTPSQESRRKVDSRVAATADLLQVMRIRLTEDEEDFDAVAENAKLHMLLDNEYARSIYGSTASIVTAPSAKPSGHPSESPSISVKPAEMAALLAAKEAEINMEEAIEAQRQQLKKLENQRDMEVIKAQLGVYEEEEIKERNGTRSPVHTKENVAFPSSHYATRHEQQTVQNETTLVQTLQESLALSRFPNPEPTVYSGDPLNFIEWSTSFKALIERRCSNPADRLFYLQKYIAGEAKSSLEGSFYRRDEEAYQQAWDRLNTRYGNSFIVQRAFREKLNGWPKIGGKEYFKLS; translated from the coding sequence atgtctcaatatAGTGACAGTCAGTGTGATGAGATGCAAGagcatgaaaatgtggaaagggaggctgaggcaaaaataagaaaatactcTTGTTTAAGACATTTGACACCTAAAATGCAGGAACTAAAGGAGAAAGAGTTCATTCAAAAGGAAGGCAAGTTGAATGTAACTTATGAGAAATGGAAAAGTCATGTTAGAGAAACCCGAAGAAAGTTAAAACAATGGTGCCCTGAGCAagacatgtacgacatgatgGATGAAGTTGAGAAGCTTGAGGGTGAGATAAAAGAAATATACGACAGTGTCCGAAGCCGGACAACACCAAGTCAAGAATCACGGCGAAAAGTTGATTCACGTGTAGCGGCAACAGCAGACTTACTGCAAGTAATGAGAATCCGTCTaacagaagatgaagaagatttTGATGCTGTGGCAGAAAACGCAAAATTACACATGCTGCTAGATAACGAATATGCCAGGTCCATATATGGTTCCACCGCCTCCATAGTTACAGCACCCAGTGCCAAGCCTTCCGGGCACCCGTCCGAATCGCCAAGCATTTCAGTTAAGCCGGCCGAAATGGCTGCTCTTCTGGCTGCGAAGGAGGCTGAGATTAACATGGAAGAGGCTATTGAAGCTCAACGTCAGCAGttgaaaaaacttgaaaatcagAGAGACATGGAAGTAATTAAGGCACAGTTAGGTGTATATGAGGAAGAGGAAATTAAGGAAAGGAATGGTACGAGGAGCCCCGTACACACCAAAGAGAATGTTGCATTTCCTTCTTCTCACTATGCCACACGTCACGAACAGCAAACTGTACAAAATGAGACAACCTTGGTTCAGACATTACAGGAATCATTAGCACTCAGTCGCTTTCCAAACCCAGAGCCTACAGTATACTCAGGTGATCCTCTGAACTTTATAGAGTGGAGTACAAGCTTCAAAGCTCTGATAGAGAGGCGATGCTCAAACCCTGCAGAtaggttgttttatttacaaaagtacatagcaggggaggcaaaatcttctcttgaaggcagtttttatagaagagatgaagaagccTATCAGCAAGCATGGGATCGACTCAACACCAGATATGGTAATTCCTTCATTGTGCAGAGGGCTTTCAGAGAAAAACTCAACGGATGGCCAAAGATTGGTGGGAaggaatatttcaaattgagCTAG